Proteins found in one Coleofasciculus sp. FACHB-1120 genomic segment:
- a CDS encoding EndoU domain-containing protein has protein sequence MLRFAIFWLGIFPLLSIAAYAQVPPSGTFTATRTCVAPRAINGINPGNIQVSKGQRYQAVGFNSPKRKFIQIAVPGAKPERRWVSADCGNFSPATDPISSSDSPVTQPLASVLPFFDNVNNPELHGFPRNQTADITPPLPQLSAFDQAVLRTCGPIGSKVTASDFKKLMSENREVLREIQQAVGGKLRAVRSTEAEFLDDLTVAWSGRGGFEHIFCGELEGPTKIGGMHFFGRYGQLQEQGIGGRLSNNLQKEEVVPGLVYTLGILIQKDGQSWKDDIKGYALVSDAKEILLDATKALKAQGNAQGACLLTVQDNETKKSYQAVFVKSQDAIVTFYPDATPRGKACRR, from the coding sequence ATGCTTAGATTTGCAATTTTCTGGCTCGGAATCTTTCCACTACTATCAATAGCTGCTTACGCTCAAGTCCCGCCCTCTGGAACCTTCACCGCCACACGAACTTGTGTAGCACCACGAGCAATTAACGGGATAAATCCGGGTAATATTCAAGTCTCAAAGGGTCAGCGTTATCAAGCAGTCGGCTTCAATTCTCCGAAGCGAAAGTTTATTCAGATCGCCGTTCCTGGTGCTAAGCCAGAACGTCGCTGGGTTAGTGCTGATTGTGGTAATTTTTCCCCCGCAACAGATCCGATTTCTTCCTCCGATAGCCCCGTAACCCAGCCATTGGCATCAGTATTACCCTTTTTTGATAATGTTAATAATCCAGAACTTCATGGCTTTCCGCGCAATCAAACAGCGGATATCACACCGCCATTACCCCAACTCAGTGCTTTTGACCAAGCGGTATTGAGAACCTGTGGACCAATTGGCAGCAAAGTTACAGCAAGTGATTTTAAAAAATTGATGTCAGAAAATCGAGAGGTACTGCGAGAAATTCAACAAGCGGTAGGCGGTAAACTGCGTGCTGTCCGCAGCACAGAAGCAGAATTTCTCGACGATCTAACAGTTGCTTGGTCTGGAAGGGGTGGCTTTGAACATATTTTTTGCGGTGAACTCGAAGGACCAACGAAGATTGGCGGAATGCACTTTTTCGGCAGATATGGGCAGCTGCAAGAACAAGGGATTGGTGGGAGACTTTCTAATAATTTGCAGAAAGAAGAGGTGGTTCCTGGGTTAGTTTATACGCTGGGAATCCTCATCCAGAAAGATGGTCAAAGTTGGAAGGATGATATCAAAGGCTATGCTCTCGTCAGCGATGCCAAAGAAATATTATTAGATGCAACGAAAGCATTGAAAGCTCAGGGAAATGCTCAGGGAGCTTGCCTTTTAACAGTGCAAGATAATGAGACAAAAAAATCTTATCAAGCTGTTTTTGTCAAGAGTCAGGATGCGATCGTTACTTTTTATCCGGATGCCACGCCTAGGGGAAAAG